From Microcystis aeruginosa NIES-2549, a single genomic window includes:
- the sigC gene encoding RNA polymerase sigma factor SigC, with amino-acid sequence MSAINPSTLETELISPSFSILKLKGNSINLDEDFLGSDLEDDLVSSPEKSYNKGTTTDLVRLYLQDIGRVPLLKRDEEVEQAQQVQRHLSLLKFRATAVKQGDAQVQQFVKLIEIRDQLTAQLAHRPSLERWAKTAQINVSELKNALKAGKQHWAHLVGLEVGELEEIIALGTRAKEQMIKANLRLVVSVAKKYQNRGLELLDLIQEGTLGLERAVEKFDPSKGYRFSTYAYWWIRQGITRAIATQSRIIRLPVHITEKLNKIKKAQRKISQMRGRTATVEEIAQELAMTPEAVRELLMKVPRSVSLEIKVGKEKDTELIDILETEEVSSENRLVYESLQKDMRELLGDLTTREREVIELRYGFLDGKSHSLGDIGRTLELSRERVRQIESKALQKLRQPQRCNQIRDYFEALS; translated from the coding sequence ATGTCTGCAATTAACCCCTCGACGCTCGAAACTGAATTGATCTCTCCCTCTTTTTCTATCTTAAAACTGAAGGGAAACTCGATCAACCTAGATGAAGATTTTCTCGGCAGTGATTTAGAAGATGATCTAGTATCTAGTCCTGAAAAAAGCTACAACAAAGGGACAACTACTGATTTAGTACGTTTATACCTGCAAGACATTGGCAGAGTGCCTCTACTCAAACGGGACGAGGAAGTTGAACAAGCGCAACAGGTGCAGCGTCATCTGTCTTTACTGAAATTCCGCGCCACCGCCGTTAAACAAGGTGATGCACAAGTACAGCAATTTGTCAAGTTAATTGAGATTCGCGATCAACTAACTGCGCAATTAGCCCATCGTCCCTCCCTAGAACGTTGGGCAAAAACCGCCCAAATAAACGTTTCTGAATTAAAAAATGCTTTAAAAGCAGGAAAACAGCACTGGGCCCACCTAGTGGGCTTAGAAGTGGGGGAATTAGAAGAAATTATTGCCCTTGGTACCCGTGCCAAAGAACAGATGATCAAGGCCAATTTACGTCTAGTGGTGTCGGTGGCCAAAAAATATCAGAATCGCGGTTTAGAATTATTGGATTTGATTCAAGAGGGAACCCTGGGTTTAGAACGCGCCGTCGAGAAATTTGATCCCAGCAAAGGCTATCGTTTTAGTACCTATGCCTACTGGTGGATCCGTCAAGGAATTACGAGAGCGATCGCAACTCAAAGCCGGATTATTCGTTTACCGGTTCATATTACCGAAAAACTCAACAAAATTAAGAAGGCACAACGGAAAATCTCGCAAATGCGCGGTCGCACTGCGACCGTAGAGGAAATTGCCCAAGAGTTAGCGATGACTCCTGAAGCTGTGCGGGAATTGTTGATGAAAGTGCCGCGTTCGGTTTCCTTAGAAATAAAAGTGGGCAAGGAAAAAGATACGGAATTAATAGACATTTTGGAAACCGAAGAAGTGTCTTCAGAAAATCGTCTTGTCTATGAATCTTTGCAAAAAGATATGAGAGAATTATTGGGAGATTTAACCACTCGCGAACGAGAAGTGATTGAATTGCGCTATGGTTTTCTCGATGGTAAATCCCATTCTTTAGGTGATATCGGTCGCACCTTGGAATTATCCCGGGAAAGGGTGCGACAAATTGAGTCGAAAGCGTTGCAAAAACTGCGTCAACCCCAACGATGTAACCAAATTCGCGATTATTTTGAAGCGTTGAGTTAG
- a CDS encoding anthranilate phosphoribosyltransferase family protein — translation MSDTFRELLKAIGSGTHTGKNLTRPEAAMATKMMLTQEATPAQIGAFMIAHRIKRPTSDELAGMLDAYAELGPQITLESASFQHPITIFGNPYDGRSRTAPVTPITTLILGLAGVPVVLHGGDRMPTKYGISLREIWQQLGADFSQLSLAAVKDCLITTGLTFFYIPRHFPLVQNFVTYREQIGKRPPMATVELIWSPFVGNIHQISGFVHPPTEDRFRETFALRNISHFTTVKGLEGSCDLACNRTAIIGLGNPTDPPSFQRFFLNPRDYGFCPSDYPLESLEMLTAKLKGLLAGENNELTDAAIFNGGFYLWRCGIVPDIPAGFQQAQQCLQSGKALAKLEQIRNYLESQE, via the coding sequence ATGAGCGATACTTTTCGAGAATTATTAAAAGCGATCGGTAGTGGCACCCATACGGGCAAAAATTTAACCCGTCCCGAAGCGGCAATGGCCACCAAGATGATGTTAACCCAAGAGGCAACCCCGGCCCAAATCGGTGCTTTCATGATTGCCCATCGCATTAAACGCCCCACCAGCGATGAGTTAGCGGGAATGCTTGATGCCTACGCCGAGCTTGGCCCGCAAATAACCCTAGAATCAGCCTCTTTTCAGCATCCGATCACTATTTTTGGCAATCCCTACGATGGACGCTCTCGCACTGCCCCAGTTACTCCGATCACTACTTTAATCTTAGGGTTGGCGGGGGTTCCCGTAGTCCTGCACGGGGGCGATCGAATGCCGACTAAATACGGTATTTCTCTCAGGGAAATCTGGCAGCAATTAGGAGCAGATTTTAGTCAATTATCCTTAGCAGCGGTGAAAGACTGTTTAATCACCACAGGATTGACTTTTTTCTATATTCCGCGCCACTTTCCCCTAGTACAGAATTTTGTCACCTATCGGGAGCAAATCGGTAAACGTCCGCCCATGGCCACGGTAGAGTTAATCTGGTCGCCTTTTGTCGGTAATATTCATCAGATATCGGGTTTTGTTCATCCCCCCACCGAAGATCGTTTTCGCGAAACTTTTGCCCTGAGAAATATCTCTCACTTCACGACTGTGAAAGGATTAGAGGGGAGTTGTGATTTAGCCTGTAATCGGACGGCGATTATTGGTCTGGGAAATCCCACCGATCCCCCTTCCTTTCAGCGATTTTTCCTAAATCCTCGCGATTATGGTTTTTGTCCCTCGGATTATCCCCTCGAATCTTTAGAAATGCTCACCGCTAAATTAAAGGGTTTATTAGCCGGAGAAAATAATGAATTAACCGATGCGGCAATTTTTAACGGTGGTTTTTATCTTTGGCGCTGTGGAATTGTCCCAGATATCCCCGCGGGTTTCCAGCAAGCACAACAATGTTTACAGTCAGGAAAAGCCCTTGCTAAACTAGAACAAATCCGTAATTATCTGGAAAGTCAGGAATAG
- a CDS encoding LysR family transcriptional regulator yields the protein MRIEQLQAFLAVADTGNFGQAARQCGVTQSTISRQIQSLETDLGLPLFHRTAQAKLTIAGEKLLPRAKRICQEWTNVHREITDLQAGKQPELCVAAIHSVCAHYLPPILPKFCAEYPEVQLRVTALGSDRALKVLRDGLVDVALVMNNRFLTSSPEMVVEVLYQEAIEILMAANHPLAQYKEVPWSELIPYPQVVFKDGYGMQRLVQEWFSRQDAHLKTVMELNTLDAFRGVVRQGNIIALLPQSALMEARSDATLAIRPLACPNNKNPHPNHGKFHQRLTRQVVLVTTSDRLQIPPIAHFCQLVRQMNQSVLESLENHPLQP from the coding sequence ATGCGGATCGAGCAATTGCAAGCCTTTTTAGCCGTAGCCGATACGGGCAATTTCGGTCAAGCCGCCCGCCAGTGTGGAGTCACCCAATCGACTATCAGCCGGCAGATTCAATCCCTAGAAACCGATTTGGGCTTACCTCTTTTTCATCGTACCGCCCAAGCGAAGTTAACCATTGCCGGCGAGAAATTACTGCCCCGGGCGAAACGAATTTGTCAAGAATGGACGAATGTTCACAGGGAAATCACTGACCTACAGGCAGGAAAACAGCCAGAATTGTGCGTGGCGGCGATTCATTCCGTGTGCGCCCACTATTTACCGCCGATTTTGCCGAAATTTTGTGCTGAATACCCAGAAGTTCAGTTGAGAGTTACAGCCCTAGGCAGCGATCGCGCTTTAAAAGTCTTGCGGGATGGTTTAGTAGATGTGGCGTTGGTAATGAATAATCGTTTTCTCACCTCTAGCCCGGAGATGGTGGTCGAGGTATTATACCAAGAAGCGATCGAAATTCTCATGGCCGCTAATCATCCCCTCGCCCAATACAAAGAAGTGCCATGGTCGGAATTAATCCCCTATCCGCAAGTGGTTTTCAAAGATGGCTACGGAATGCAAAGATTAGTACAAGAATGGTTTTCCCGTCAGGATGCCCACCTGAAAACTGTCATGGAATTAAACACCCTTGATGCTTTTCGCGGTGTGGTGCGTCAGGGTAATATTATCGCTCTTCTGCCCCAATCAGCCCTGATGGAAGCCCGCAGCGATGCTACCCTCGCCATTCGTCCTCTTGCTTGCCCCAACAACAAAAATCCCCACCCTAATCATGGTAAATTTCACCAGCGCCTCACCCGTCAGGTAGTCCTTGTCACCACCAGCGATCGCTTACAGATACCACCGATCGCTCATTTTTGTCAATTAGTGCGGCAAATGAATCAAAGTGTGCTAGAAAGCTTAGAAAACCACCCTTTACAGCCTTAG
- a CDS encoding glutamate-5-semialdehyde dehydrogenase has product MIESSPKNPLTIFKQAYNAFLALGQFNGNERNRGVIAIAKGIKTGFDRILEANTLDLEVSREMAVSEQMIRWLRLTPERLETTVEVLQQLAEASDPLQQVINAAYQLNPSQTYCQRMPLGVIALVYEGFPELAMVAAGFSLKSGNSLIIRGSNASSHSDEVITEIIQEALQDVGLPMDCVSGLPCDSSPSLEELVTQENYVNLIIPYGRPSLIGQVSQLATVPVLRAAMGNCYLYWSPSGDLELARQVIIDSHGSIPDPVNAIEKVLISPHQNSSTLSRLFKSLQEKGFKLRGDTRLAADFPEHLTIATDNDWQRPYLEKTVAFRLVDTLTDAIAWINKYSSGHADCIVTESYRESRQFAMESDSALVYINSSPRFDRNPKQGESVFLGISNQKGQRRGLINLETFTTLKQVVQG; this is encoded by the coding sequence ATGATCGAAAGTTCCCCGAAAAACCCCCTGACGATCTTTAAGCAAGCATATAATGCTTTTCTGGCTCTAGGTCAATTTAATGGCAATGAAAGAAATCGCGGAGTAATCGCGATCGCTAAGGGCATTAAAACTGGCTTTGATCGCATTTTAGAAGCCAATACCCTCGATTTAGAAGTCAGTCGAGAGATGGCCGTCTCAGAACAAATGATTCGCTGGTTAAGGTTAACTCCCGAACGTTTAGAGACGACGGTGGAGGTATTGCAACAACTGGCGGAAGCATCGGATCCGCTGCAACAGGTAATTAACGCCGCCTATCAACTCAATCCTTCCCAAACCTATTGCCAAAGGATGCCCTTAGGAGTGATTGCCTTAGTCTATGAAGGTTTTCCCGAATTAGCGATGGTAGCGGCGGGATTTTCCCTAAAAAGTGGCAATAGTTTGATTATTCGTGGTTCCAATGCCTCTAGTCATTCCGATGAGGTGATTACGGAAATTATCCAAGAAGCATTGCAAGATGTGGGTTTACCGATGGATTGTGTTAGTGGTTTACCCTGTGATTCTAGTCCCTCCCTAGAGGAGTTGGTGACCCAGGAAAATTATGTTAATTTGATTATTCCCTACGGTCGCCCCAGTTTAATCGGTCAGGTGAGTCAATTGGCCACAGTTCCCGTTTTGCGTGCGGCCATGGGAAACTGTTATTTGTATTGGTCTCCTAGTGGCGATTTGGAGTTAGCCCGTCAGGTAATTATCGATAGTCATGGCAGCATACCAGATCCGGTTAACGCGATCGAAAAAGTTTTAATTAGTCCCCATCAGAATTCTTCGACGTTAAGTCGTTTGTTTAAAAGTTTGCAGGAAAAAGGCTTTAAATTGCGGGGAGATACCCGATTAGCGGCGGATTTTCCCGAACATTTAACCATTGCCACCGATAATGATTGGCAAAGACCCTATTTAGAAAAAACGGTGGCCTTTAGGTTAGTGGATACCCTCACTGATGCGATCGCTTGGATTAATAAGTATAGTAGCGGTCATGCCGATTGTATTGTCACCGAATCCTATCGAGAAAGTCGTCAATTCGCCATGGAGTCCGATAGTGCTTTAGTTTATATCAATTCTTCCCCCCGATTCGATCGCAATCCCAAACAGGGAGAATCGGTATTTTTGGGCATTTCCAACCAAAAAGGTCAGCGCCGGGGGTTAATCAACCTAGAAACCTTTACCACCCTTAAACAGGTGGTGCAGGGGTAG
- the ribH gene encoding 6,7-dimethyl-8-ribityllumazine synthase: MTVFEGNFTEDISSWRFAIVIGRFNDLVTDKLLSGCQDCLKRHGVDVNPDGTQVDYIWVPGSFEVPMVARQVALSHRYDAVICLGAIIRGQTPHFDYVAAEAAKGIAAAAFQTGVPVVFGILTTDTLQQALERAGIKSNLGWNYGLSALEMASLMRQLRPRDEDKPLELLQNNPQQALMEG; the protein is encoded by the coding sequence ATGACTGTTTTTGAGGGAAATTTTACCGAGGATATATCCTCTTGGCGGTTTGCGATCGTGATTGGTCGTTTTAACGATCTCGTCACTGATAAACTGTTATCAGGCTGTCAAGACTGTCTCAAGCGTCACGGGGTTGATGTCAATCCCGATGGCACTCAAGTGGATTATATCTGGGTACCGGGTAGCTTTGAAGTGCCAATGGTAGCCCGTCAAGTCGCCCTTTCCCACCGTTACGATGCCGTTATTTGTCTAGGGGCAATTATTCGCGGCCAAACGCCCCATTTTGATTACGTTGCCGCCGAGGCCGCTAAGGGCATCGCTGCGGCCGCTTTTCAGACAGGTGTTCCCGTTGTCTTCGGTATTCTCACCACTGATACTCTACAACAGGCTCTCGAACGAGCCGGTATTAAAAGTAATTTGGGCTGGAATTATGGCCTATCTGCCCTAGAAATGGCTAGTCTCATGCGTCAATTGCGCCCCCGGGATGAAGATAAACCCCTAGAATTATTGCAAAATAATCCCCAACAGGCACTGATGGAAGGCTAA
- the psbZ gene encoding photosystem II reaction center protein PsbZ, translating to MSIVFQFFLIALVLFSLLMVIGVPVAYASPQNWDQSKPLLYVGSAIWAILVVAVAILNFLVI from the coding sequence ATGTCTATTGTTTTTCAATTTTTTCTCATTGCCCTAGTTTTATTTTCCTTGCTGATGGTGATTGGTGTCCCCGTTGCCTATGCTTCCCCCCAAAACTGGGATCAATCGAAACCCCTTCTTTATGTGGGTTCGGCAATTTGGGCAATTTTAGTGGTTGCCGTCGCTATTTTAAACTTTTTAGTGATTTAG
- a CDS encoding CopD family protein, whose amino-acid sequence MLFKILVILHTLGATVWAGGHLLLAVTVLPQALKNREPDRIRQFEQYFEGFGLSALLLQVITGLGLTWIYLPSFRDFWSFDSFLSVYIGIKLALLLLTLILALHSRFFLIPKLSKENLNFLALHIVAVTTLAVLFVIFGAGIRLGGLNH is encoded by the coding sequence ATGTTGTTCAAAATTTTAGTAATTCTCCACACCCTAGGGGCGACCGTCTGGGCCGGTGGCCATTTATTGTTGGCAGTCACCGTTCTACCCCAGGCCCTCAAAAACCGAGAACCAGACCGAATTCGTCAATTTGAGCAATATTTTGAAGGTTTTGGGTTATCTGCGCTATTGTTGCAGGTAATAACGGGCCTAGGACTGACTTGGATTTATTTGCCCAGTTTTCGTGATTTTTGGTCATTTGATAGTTTTTTATCGGTTTATATAGGAATTAAGTTGGCTTTACTGCTCTTAACTCTCATCTTAGCCCTTCATTCCCGCTTTTTTCTCATCCCTAAACTGAGCAAGGAAAACTTAAATTTCCTCGCTCTGCACATAGTCGCCGTCACCACTCTAGCAGTATTATTCGTCATTTTTGGCGCCGGCATCCGTTTGGGGGGCCTCAACCATTAG